Proteins encoded by one window of Enterococcus saccharolyticus subsp. saccharolyticus:
- a CDS encoding MFS transporter: MRFFSMKLIALLSVALVVNSAPAISANIPEITKSFPEINPIYVGLLTTIPSFFLIIGVFLTSVLEKYIGKKQTILTGLMIVGIFGTLPAWYQGSFAWLFLSRCLLGLGIGLFNRLLIQMISHVFQKDNQKKARALGLESACEGLGGIFMTLAVGQLVKMNWEISLIIYAFAMVSFLFVLLVIPNERLNTRPVEDKLDVSITKGRKLKSILLGGILFCIVLLFINYNLQITPLLIEQGIGNATNGSHMIAAIATGAFLAGNVFGITYRYLQRWLLPIATNIAGMSIFLTNLSTSAFFTLVCSLVLGFAFRHIMPYFMHTFTTGGEAVAKFGTTVVLVAYNLGATLAPYASQAITFFSGNQHASNQILITGILLGGIGLMLAFFNKKVTI, encoded by the coding sequence ATGCGATTTTTTTCAATGAAACTAATTGCTTTGCTATCAGTGGCTTTAGTTGTTAATTCGGCACCAGCTATTTCAGCGAATATTCCAGAGATTACCAAAAGTTTTCCAGAAATCAATCCAATTTATGTGGGCTTATTGACTACTATTCCATCGTTCTTTTTGATTATTGGCGTTTTTTTAACTAGTGTACTTGAAAAGTATATCGGAAAAAAACAAACAATTTTGACAGGTTTGATGATTGTCGGGATTTTTGGCACACTACCCGCTTGGTATCAAGGGAGTTTTGCTTGGCTGTTTCTTTCAAGATGTTTATTAGGCTTAGGCATTGGTTTGTTTAATCGTTTGTTGATTCAAATGATTAGTCACGTATTTCAAAAAGACAATCAAAAAAAAGCAAGAGCGTTAGGTTTAGAAAGTGCCTGTGAAGGTTTAGGTGGCATCTTTATGACGCTTGCAGTCGGACAATTAGTTAAAATGAATTGGGAAATATCGTTGATAATCTATGCTTTTGCGATGGTTAGTTTTCTGTTTGTCTTGTTGGTGATTCCCAATGAACGATTGAATACAAGACCGGTGGAAGATAAGTTGGACGTGTCGATTACCAAAGGGCGAAAACTGAAATCCATTTTATTAGGTGGTATTTTATTTTGTATTGTGTTGTTGTTCATCAATTACAATTTACAAATTACGCCACTGTTAATCGAACAAGGAATTGGCAATGCAACAAACGGCAGTCATATGATTGCGGCCATTGCGACAGGTGCTTTTCTAGCAGGAAATGTCTTTGGAATTACGTATCGTTATTTGCAACGTTGGTTATTGCCGATTGCAACAAATATTGCGGGAATGAGTATCTTTTTAACGAATCTATCCACTTCTGCATTTTTTACATTGGTATGTTCTTTGGTGTTAGGATTTGCTTTTCGACACATTATGCCCTATTTCATGCATACCTTTACAACTGGTGGAGAAGCAGTGGCGAAATTTGGAACAACGGTGGTGTTGGTTGCGTATAACTTAGGGGCAACACTGGCACCTTATGCGTCACAAGCGATCACTTTTTTCAGTGGAAATCAACATGCGAGTAATCAAATACTGATTACTGGAATCTTATTAGGTGGAATTGGCTTGATGCTAGCGTTTTTTAATAAAAAGGTGACTATTTAG
- a CDS encoding carboxymuconolactone decarboxylase family protein, producing the protein MAKQTAGRDNLGEFSPQFAALNDDVLFGEVWDREKQLSLRDRSLITVASLLTQGVPQLEAHLTIAKQNGVTKEEIVELITHLAFYAGWPKAWSAFNLAKEIFDESE; encoded by the coding sequence ATGGCAAAACAAACGGCTGGTAGAGATAATTTAGGCGAATTTTCCCCACAATTTGCGGCCTTAAATGACGATGTATTATTTGGTGAGGTATGGGATCGAGAAAAACAATTGTCTCTCCGTGACCGTAGTTTAATTACAGTGGCAAGTCTATTAACACAAGGCGTTCCCCAATTAGAAGCACATTTGACGATTGCCAAACAAAATGGCGTAACCAAAGAAGAAATTGTGGAACTGATTACCCATTTGGCTTTTTATGCTGGGTGGCCAAAAGCGTGGTCGGCATTTAACTTAGCGAAAGAAATTTTTGATGAGAGTGAATAA
- a CDS encoding cupin domain-containing protein, translating into MAKFEEVKNGVIFPSGEKNDAFAPYFVGQSYLKTLVADPSLNVGVGNVTFEPGCRNNWHIHHDGFQILLVTGGEGWYQEAGKEAQFLQAGDVIVTRDGVKHWHGATEDSWFEHLAITAGRPEWLEPVSDEHYSNLKK; encoded by the coding sequence ATGGCAAAATTTGAAGAAGTAAAAAATGGTGTGATTTTTCCAAGTGGAGAAAAAAATGACGCATTTGCACCATACTTTGTAGGACAAAGTTATTTGAAAACGTTGGTGGCTGATCCATCGTTAAATGTAGGTGTTGGGAATGTGACTTTTGAACCCGGTTGTCGCAATAATTGGCATATTCATCACGATGGATTTCAGATTCTATTAGTGACTGGTGGTGAAGGATGGTACCAAGAAGCAGGAAAAGAAGCGCAATTTTTACAAGCAGGTGATGTCATTGTGACACGTGATGGTGTCAAACATTGGCATGGTGCTACTGAAGATAGTTGGTTTGAACACTTGGCAATTACTGCGGGAAGACCTGAATGGTTGGAACCTGTTTCAGATGAACACTATTCAAATTTAAAAAAATAA
- a CDS encoding flavodoxin codes for MTVIIYFSRKNENFLNGQITPLTKGNTEILAEKIGQQLQAPIFEIRPQIPYPYSYTETIHVVEQEKLENLKPAFYELPIDWHYVDTLFLGFPNWCGSMPKVVSHFLESVDMSGKIIYPFCTHEGSAFGLSLIELKQRCPHAIIKLGLPVRGSRVEKADNAISHWLVQ; via the coding sequence ATGACAGTTATAATCTATTTTTCTAGAAAAAATGAAAACTTTTTGAATGGACAAATCACGCCACTAACCAAAGGAAATACTGAAATTTTGGCAGAAAAAATTGGTCAACAATTACAGGCACCTATTTTTGAAATTCGGCCCCAAATACCTTATCCCTATAGTTATACAGAAACCATCCATGTGGTCGAACAAGAAAAGCTGGAAAATCTCAAACCAGCTTTTTATGAATTACCCATTGATTGGCATTATGTTGATACATTATTTTTAGGTTTTCCCAATTGGTGTGGTTCGATGCCTAAAGTTGTGAGTCATTTTTTAGAGTCGGTCGATATGTCTGGGAAAATCATTTATCCATTTTGTACCCACGAAGGAAGCGCGTTTGGATTGAGTCTCATCGAATTAAAGCAAAGGTGCCCTCACGCGATTATCAAATTAGGTTTACCAGTTAGAGGTTCCAGAGTGGAGAAAGCAGATAACGCTATTTCACATTGGTTGGTACAATAA
- a CDS encoding LysR family transcriptional regulator translates to MEIRMLKYFLTVAEEQNITQAAKKLHITQPTLSRQIRDFEESLQMTLFVRQNKKLYLTESGLFLKKRAEEILTLNEKTEQELANYQQTILNGQISIGCVEAESSHFLAEMLEEMIADHPQVTFTIFSGTSNDIIEKLDKGLLDMAVLIEPAPIEKYHKLILPEKEIWGLLVSTEHFLTHRETVSAEDVLGMPLICSSRKEVRTMFCSWGGFDEEALTIIGKYNLIFNVISLVENKVGAAIAIKGAVAERKNKIKFLPFVPEMTTNCVLVWKKEGILSATVRTFIKKIEHALKA, encoded by the coding sequence ATGGAAATTAGAATGTTAAAATACTTTCTAACCGTTGCAGAAGAACAGAATATTACCCAAGCAGCAAAAAAATTGCACATCACGCAACCAACATTAAGTCGTCAGATTCGTGATTTTGAAGAAAGTTTGCAAATGACGTTGTTTGTCCGTCAAAATAAAAAATTGTATCTGACAGAATCAGGCTTGTTTTTGAAAAAAAGAGCAGAAGAAATTTTGACGTTGAATGAAAAAACGGAACAAGAACTTGCCAACTACCAACAGACGATTTTAAATGGTCAAATTTCTATTGGTTGTGTAGAAGCGGAAAGTTCACATTTTTTAGCAGAAATGTTGGAAGAAATGATTGCAGATCATCCACAAGTGACGTTCACTATTTTTAGTGGAACGAGTAATGATATTATCGAAAAATTAGATAAAGGATTGTTAGATATGGCGGTATTAATCGAACCCGCTCCCATCGAAAAATACCACAAATTAATCTTACCTGAAAAAGAAATTTGGGGATTATTAGTTTCAACGGAACACTTTTTGACTCATCGAGAAACTGTTTCGGCAGAAGATGTTTTAGGAATGCCATTAATTTGTTCAAGTCGCAAAGAAGTGCGCACGATGTTTTGTTCGTGGGGTGGATTTGACGAAGAGGCACTAACGATTATTGGTAAATACAATTTAATCTTTAATGTCATTTCACTTGTTGAAAATAAAGTCGGGGCTGCAATCGCAATTAAAGGAGCTGTCGCAGAGCGCAAAAATAAGATTAAATTTTTACCGTTTGTGCCAGAAATGACGACTAATTGTGTCCTTGTCTGGAAAAAAGAAGGTATCCTTAGTGCAACCGTACGAACATTTATTAAGAAAATTGAACATGCTTTGAAGGCATGA
- a CDS encoding histidine phosphatase family protein has product MKKVLYLMRHGETLFNQLHKIQGWCDSPLTTKGIEQAKIAGDYFKENQIVFDDAYCSTLERTSDTLECITDIPYTRLKGLKEWNFGRFEGEPEFLNPALPYGDFFVPFGGEREVDLRNRVAETIAQLMRTTKGQTILAVSHGASCRHFMRYWSHTSQIDSNKISNCCILKFAYHEDETFELLEIINHDFAHLN; this is encoded by the coding sequence ATGAAGAAGGTATTATATTTGATGCGACATGGTGAAACATTGTTTAATCAGTTGCATAAAATTCAAGGTTGGTGTGATTCTCCGCTAACGACTAAAGGAATCGAGCAGGCAAAAATTGCGGGCGATTATTTTAAAGAAAATCAGATTGTTTTTGATGATGCCTATTGCTCAACCTTAGAACGAACGTCAGATACATTGGAATGTATCACAGATATTCCTTATACACGTTTAAAGGGATTAAAAGAATGGAATTTTGGCCGTTTTGAAGGCGAACCAGAATTTTTGAATCCTGCATTGCCCTATGGTGATTTTTTTGTTCCATTCGGTGGCGAACGAGAAGTTGATTTAAGAAATCGTGTCGCTGAAACAATCGCACAACTCATGCGCACGACAAAAGGCCAGACGATTTTAGCGGTCTCACATGGTGCATCTTGTCGCCATTTTATGCGTTATTGGAGTCATACAAGTCAAATTGATTCAAATAAAATTAGCAATTGCTGTATTTTAAAGTTTGCGTATCATGAAGATGAAACGTTCGAATTATTGGAAATTATTAATCATGATTTCGCTCATTTAAACTAA
- a CDS encoding PadR family transcriptional regulator, with the protein MKSNQLPLTETVFYLLIAFSEPIYGYLAIKKIEELSQREVRIAAGTMYGAIENFLKLDMLQQLSSNNERRKIYQTTKYGKQILEAEVLRMQHCINIFDSNNRGEKNEETI; encoded by the coding sequence ATGAAAAGTAATCAATTACCTTTAACTGAAACGGTTTTTTATTTGTTAATTGCTTTTTCTGAACCTATCTATGGCTACTTGGCAATCAAAAAAATTGAAGAATTGAGTCAAAGAGAGGTTCGAATAGCTGCCGGTACAATGTATGGTGCTATTGAAAATTTTCTTAAATTAGATATGTTGCAACAACTATCTTCTAACAATGAGCGCAGAAAAATATATCAGACGACAAAATATGGCAAACAAATTTTGGAAGCAGAAGTGTTAAGAATGCAACATTGTATCAATATATTTGATTCAAATAATAGGGGTGAAAAAAATGAAGAGACAATTTAA
- a CDS encoding DUF2812 domain-containing protein, which translates to MKRQFKFFLSLEKEERWLNKELAKGWQLVDGTTGYTFEQSTPTHRIIQLDYRKFPTKDAFEEYVLFMSDSG; encoded by the coding sequence ATGAAGAGACAATTTAAGTTTTTCTTATCGTTAGAAAAAGAGGAACGGTGGTTAAATAAAGAACTTGCCAAAGGTTGGCAACTTGTTGATGGCACGACAGGGTATACGTTTGAACAATCTACGCCAACTCACAGAATCATCCAATTAGATTACCGTAAGTTTCCTACAAAAGATGCGTTTGAAGAATATGTCCTATTTATGTCAGACAGCGGCTGA
- a CDS encoding Cof-type HAD-IIB family hydrolase, with protein sequence MGKIIFLDVDGTLCNEAGRVPESAKQAIIKTYENSHDFFLCTERSKAEIPEEVFNLLIRGMIGAGGGYCEVDGEIILHEVFDAIELKKIVTFLEENAVEYYLESNQGLFASKNLKQKLQSLVLNGTPKDSIEGQTKLQDITWFLDLLIEDHTQIDYEDVNKVSFVNQTVPYEKIHEKYDGEFYMLRSTVPIFGPDSGEIGIKNITKKIAIETVIQYLKKEKCDTIAFGDGHNDLSMFEAVELRIAIGNAQAVLKEAADIVTLTHDEGGIASALEELHLY encoded by the coding sequence TTGGGAAAAATAATTTTTTTAGATGTTGATGGAACGTTGTGTAATGAGGCAGGAAGAGTACCCGAAAGTGCGAAACAAGCAATTATAAAAACGTATGAAAATAGTCACGATTTCTTTTTATGTACCGAGCGTTCAAAAGCGGAAATTCCTGAAGAAGTGTTCAACTTACTAATTAGAGGTATGATTGGTGCCGGTGGTGGTTATTGCGAAGTTGATGGTGAAATTATTTTACATGAAGTTTTTGATGCTATTGAACTAAAAAAAATCGTCACTTTTCTTGAAGAAAATGCAGTAGAGTATTATTTAGAATCGAATCAAGGATTATTTGCTAGTAAAAATCTTAAACAGAAGTTACAAAGCTTAGTGTTAAATGGAACGCCAAAAGACTCAATTGAAGGACAAACAAAATTACAAGATATTACTTGGTTTTTAGATCTTTTAATTGAAGATCACACACAAATTGATTATGAAGACGTTAATAAGGTTTCTTTTGTAAATCAGACAGTGCCTTATGAAAAAATTCATGAGAAATATGATGGTGAGTTCTATATGTTACGAAGTACCGTTCCTATTTTTGGTCCAGATAGTGGAGAGATTGGTATCAAAAATATTACTAAAAAAATAGCCATTGAAACCGTTATTCAGTATCTAAAAAAAGAAAAATGTGACACCATTGCATTTGGCGACGGGCATAATGATTTATCGATGTTTGAAGCAGTTGAACTTCGTATTGCGATAGGCAATGCGCAAGCTGTTTTAAAAGAGGCTGCAGATATTGTGACACTTACACACGATGAAGGTGGTATAGCAAGTGCTTTAGAGGAACTGCATTTATATTGA
- a CDS encoding GNAT family N-acetyltransferase, which yields MQETTKAEAIYQLAHYAFQFNQSEEYKNRLNYIVEHSKHYGSYDGETLASQILATPLKVQFFNQVFEMAGVGFVSSDPSYRGEGRIDQLMTDILNDCKENKVLFSYLAPFSYPFYRRYGYELIFERIAYDVPSRKWPDSKRVPGKIRRQTWEDAKVDIKTVYQASNRNKHGGLQREDWWYDYKFRIQRPYYFAIYYNEAGMAEGYLVYQILNGKFHCAEWEVLSGHAYHALNRYIATHKESVSEIRYEQGYNKNSAFFLQEKPLVNATIRPEMMVRIVDVEAFLTIYPFDNLQESFAIQIPEDSYASWNEGIFEINTDGTINKVAKTKLPTLTLSVQRFTQLFLGYQSLQQLVFFNEVTVDEKLMPVIEAILPKETPVLEDYF from the coding sequence ATGCAAGAAACAACGAAAGCAGAAGCAATCTATCAACTTGCCCACTATGCGTTTCAATTTAATCAAAGTGAAGAATATAAAAATCGTTTAAACTACATTGTGGAACATTCCAAACATTATGGGTCATATGATGGTGAAACCTTAGCCAGTCAGATTCTTGCCACGCCCTTAAAAGTCCAATTTTTTAATCAAGTATTCGAAATGGCGGGTGTTGGATTTGTTTCTTCTGATCCAAGTTATCGCGGTGAAGGACGGATTGATCAGTTGATGACGGATATTTTAAATGACTGCAAAGAAAATAAGGTTCTGTTTTCTTATCTGGCACCATTTTCATATCCCTTTTATCGTCGCTACGGCTACGAACTAATTTTTGAACGAATTGCTTATGATGTTCCAAGTCGTAAATGGCCAGATAGTAAACGGGTGCCAGGGAAAATTCGTCGTCAAACATGGGAAGATGCGAAAGTAGACATCAAAACAGTCTATCAAGCCTCTAACCGTAACAAACATGGTGGTTTACAAAGAGAAGACTGGTGGTATGACTATAAATTCCGTATTCAGCGCCCGTATTATTTTGCGATTTATTACAATGAAGCAGGAATGGCAGAAGGCTATTTAGTTTATCAAATTCTAAATGGGAAATTCCATTGTGCAGAATGGGAAGTCTTGAGTGGTCATGCATATCATGCGCTAAATCGTTATATTGCGACACATAAAGAGTCAGTGAGTGAAATTCGTTACGAACAAGGATATAATAAAAATAGTGCGTTCTTTTTACAAGAAAAACCACTTGTCAATGCGACGATTCGTCCAGAAATGATGGTACGTATTGTTGATGTAGAAGCATTTTTAACCATTTATCCATTTGATAACTTACAAGAATCATTTGCGATTCAGATCCCTGAAGACAGCTATGCTTCATGGAACGAAGGAATTTTTGAAATCAATACAGATGGAACCATAAATAAAGTAGCGAAAACCAAGCTACCGACTTTAACCCTTTCTGTGCAACGATTTACGCAACTATTTTTAGGTTATCAATCTTTACAACAGCTCGTCTTTTTCAATGAAGTAACAGTGGATGAAAAATTGATGCCTGTGATTGAAGCGATTTTACCGAAAGAAACGCCTGTTTTAGAAGATTATTTCTAA